A genomic stretch from Pseudomonas alkylphenolica includes:
- the hutU gene encoding urocanate hydratase: MTDNNFKKFRDVEIRAARGNKLTAKSWLTEAPLRMLMNNLDPEVAENPKELVVYGGIGRAARNWECYDKIVESLTNLNEDETLLVQSGKPVGVFKTHSNAPRVLIANSNLVPHWANWEHFNELDAKGLAMYGQMTAGSWIYIGSQGIVQGTYETFVEAGRQHYNGSLKGKWVLTAGLGGMGGAQPLAATLAGACSLNIECQQSRIDFRLSSRYVDEQAKDLDDALARIAKYTAEGKAISIALLGNAAEILPELIKRGVRPDMVTDQTSAHDPLNGYLPAGWTWEQYRDRAQTEPAAVVKAAKQSMAVHVKAMLEFQKQGVPTFDYGNNIRQMAKEEGVSNAFDFPGFVPAYIRPLFCRGIGPFRWAALSGNAEDIYKTDAKVKELIPDDAHLHNWLDMARERISFQGLPARICWVGLGLRAKLGLAFNEMVRSGELSAPIVIGRDHLDSGSVSSPNRETESMQDGSDAVSDWPLLNALLNTASGATWVSLHHGGGVGMGFSQHSGMVIVCDGTDEAAERIARVLHNDPATGVMRHADAGYQIAIDCAKEQGLNLPMITG, translated from the coding sequence GTGACTGACAACAACTTCAAAAAATTCCGTGACGTCGAAATCCGCGCTGCACGCGGCAACAAGCTCACTGCCAAGAGCTGGCTGACTGAAGCGCCGCTGCGCATGCTGATGAACAATCTCGACCCGGAAGTCGCAGAAAACCCGAAAGAACTGGTGGTTTACGGCGGTATCGGCCGTGCCGCGCGTAACTGGGAGTGCTACGACAAGATCGTCGAGAGCCTGACCAACCTCAACGAAGACGAAACCCTGCTGGTGCAGTCGGGCAAGCCGGTCGGCGTGTTCAAGACCCACAGCAACGCCCCGCGCGTGCTGATCGCCAACTCCAACCTGGTGCCACACTGGGCCAACTGGGAACACTTCAACGAACTGGATGCCAAGGGCCTGGCCATGTACGGCCAGATGACCGCCGGCAGCTGGATCTACATCGGCAGCCAGGGCATCGTTCAGGGCACCTACGAAACCTTCGTCGAAGCCGGCCGCCAGCACTACAACGGCAGCCTCAAGGGTAAGTGGGTGCTGACCGCCGGCCTCGGGGGCATGGGCGGCGCCCAGCCACTGGCCGCGACCCTGGCCGGTGCCTGCTCGCTGAACATCGAATGCCAGCAGAGCCGCATCGACTTCCGCCTGAGCAGCCGTTATGTCGACGAGCAAGCCAAGGACCTGGATGACGCCCTGGCCCGTATCGCCAAGTACACCGCCGAAGGCAAAGCCATCTCCATCGCCCTGCTGGGCAACGCCGCAGAAATCCTGCCTGAGCTGATCAAGCGTGGCGTGCGTCCTGACATGGTCACCGACCAGACCAGCGCCCACGACCCGCTCAACGGTTACCTGCCAGCCGGCTGGACCTGGGAGCAGTACCGCGATCGTGCGCAGACCGAGCCGGCTGCAGTGGTCAAAGCCGCCAAGCAATCGATGGCCGTACACGTCAAAGCCATGCTCGAGTTCCAGAAGCAGGGCGTGCCGACTTTCGACTACGGCAACAACATCCGTCAGATGGCCAAGGAAGAGGGCGTAAGCAATGCCTTCGACTTCCCGGGCTTCGTACCGGCCTACATCCGTCCGCTGTTCTGCCGCGGTATCGGTCCGTTCCGCTGGGCGGCGCTGTCGGGCAATGCCGAAGACATCTACAAAACTGACGCCAAGGTCAAGGAACTGATCCCGGACGACGCGCACCTGCACAACTGGCTGGACATGGCCCGCGAGCGCATCAGCTTCCAGGGTCTGCCGGCTCGTATCTGCTGGGTAGGCCTGGGCTTGCGCGCCAAGCTCGGCCTGGCGTTCAACGAAATGGTCCGCAGCGGCGAGCTGTCGGCGCCGATCGTGATCGGCCGCGACCACCTCGATTCGGGCTCGGTCTCCAGCCCTAACCGCGAAACCGAGTCGATGCAGGATGGCTCCGACGCCGTCTCCGACTGGCCGCTGCTCAACGCCCTGCTCAACACCGCCAGCGGCGCGACCTGGGTCTCGCTGCACCACGGTGGTGGCGTTGGCATGGGCTTCTCGCAGCACTCGGGCATGGTCATCGTCTGCGACGGTACCGACGAGGCTGCCGAGCGTATCGCCCGCGTCCTGCACAACGACCCGGCCACCGGTGTCATGCGTCACGCCGATGCCGGTTACCAGATCGCCATCGACTGCGCCAAAGAACAAGGCTTGAACCTGCCGATGATCACAGGCTGA
- a CDS encoding HutD/Ves family protein, which translates to MSQLQVLRAKDYPRMPWKNGGGSTEEITRDAGEGLDGFGWRLSIADIAESGGFSSFAGYQRIITVLEGEGMRLQVDGQATRPLLPYDAFAFNGESQVSCTLLGGSIRDFNLIYAPERYRARLQWLDGSQRVFSSASTLLLFAAASQVEVTLAGQGEHHLSRYDCLQLQGNDSLQTLNVQGRCCLIELTPN; encoded by the coding sequence ATGAGCCAGTTGCAGGTTTTACGCGCCAAAGACTACCCCCGCATGCCGTGGAAGAACGGCGGCGGCAGTACCGAAGAAATCACCCGCGATGCCGGTGAAGGCCTGGACGGCTTCGGCTGGCGGCTGTCGATTGCCGATATCGCCGAGTCGGGCGGATTTTCCAGTTTCGCCGGGTATCAGCGGATCATCACCGTGCTTGAAGGCGAGGGCATGCGTTTGCAGGTCGATGGCCAGGCCACCCGGCCGCTGTTGCCTTACGATGCCTTTGCCTTCAATGGCGAAAGCCAGGTCAGCTGCACCTTGCTCGGTGGTTCGATTCGCGATTTCAACCTGATCTATGCTCCCGAACGTTACCGTGCGCGCCTGCAGTGGCTGGATGGCAGCCAGCGGGTGTTCAGCTCGGCCTCGACGTTGTTGCTGTTCGCTGCCGCCTCCCAGGTGGAGGTAACGCTGGCCGGGCAGGGCGAGCATCACCTCAGCCGCTACGACTGCTTGCAGTTGCAAGGCAACGACAGCCTGCAGACCTTGAATGTGCAGGGCCGTTGCTGCCTGATCGAGCTGACGCCGAACTGA
- the hutC gene encoding histidine utilization repressor codes for MGEGPAPLYARVKQMIAQQIQNGSWPPHHRVPSESELVSQLGFSRMTINRALRELTAEGLLVRMQGVGTFVAEPKTRSALFEVNNIADEIAARGHQHTCKVITLAEETAGSERALALDMREGQRVFHSLIVHYENGIAVQIEDRFVNAQIAPDYLKQDFTQQTPYAYLSQVAPLTEGEHVVEAILAEPEECRLLQIEQGEPCLLIRRRTWSGRQPVTAARLIHPGSRHRLEGRFSK; via the coding sequence ATGGGCGAGGGGCCGGCGCCGCTGTATGCCCGGGTCAAGCAGATGATTGCCCAGCAGATCCAGAATGGCAGCTGGCCGCCGCACCATCGGGTGCCGTCGGAAAGCGAGCTGGTCAGCCAGCTGGGCTTCAGCCGCATGACCATCAACCGCGCCTTGCGCGAACTGACCGCCGAGGGGCTGTTGGTGCGCATGCAGGGCGTCGGTACCTTCGTTGCCGAGCCCAAGACCCGCTCGGCGCTGTTCGAAGTCAACAACATTGCCGATGAGATCGCCGCCCGCGGCCATCAACACACGTGCAAGGTGATCACCCTCGCCGAGGAAACTGCCGGCTCCGAGCGCGCCCTGGCCCTGGACATGCGCGAAGGCCAGCGGGTGTTCCATTCGCTGATCGTGCATTACGAAAACGGTATTGCCGTGCAGATCGAAGACCGCTTCGTCAACGCGCAGATCGCCCCGGACTACCTTAAGCAGGACTTCACCCAACAGACGCCATACGCCTATCTGTCCCAGGTGGCGCCACTGACCGAAGGCGAGCATGTGGTCGAGGCGATCCTCGCCGAGCCTGAAGAGTGCCGTCTGTTGCAAATCGAACAAGGCGAGCCCTGCCTGCTGATCCGTCGCCGCACCTGGTCGGGACGCCAGCCAGTGACTGCCGCTCGTCTGATTCATCCCGGTTCCCGTCATCGTCTGGAAGGACGCTTCAGCAAATGA
- a CDS encoding formimidoylglutamate deiminase: MSVFFAERALLPTGWAENVRIEVGADGLLASIQAGGSAEGAERLAGPLLPGMPNLHSHAFQRAMAGLAEVAGNPNDSFWTWRELMYRLVGKISPEQLQVIARQLYIEMLKAGYTSVAEFHYVHHDTEGQAYADPAELSLRISQAASASGIGLTLLPVLYSHSGFGGQTPNEGQRRFINSTEQYLNLQSRLAPQLARQPAQALGLCFHSLRAVTPEQIAEVMAASDKACPVHIHIAEQQKEVDDCLAWSGRRPLQWLYENTEVDQRWCLVHATHAEPDEVELMARSGAIAGLCLTTEANLGDGIFPAVDYLAQGGRLGIGSDSHVSLSVVEELRWLEYGQRLRDQRRNRLYRGDQPMVGRTLYDAALSGGAQALGQPIGELAVGKRADWLVLDGNDPYLATASEDGILNRWLFAGGDRQVRDVMVNGQWVVRQGRHAQEEDSAREFAGVLRALLG, translated from the coding sequence ATGTCCGTCTTCTTTGCCGAGCGCGCTCTGCTGCCTACGGGCTGGGCCGAAAACGTCCGAATCGAGGTCGGCGCCGATGGCCTGCTGGCCAGTATCCAGGCCGGTGGCTCGGCCGAAGGCGCCGAGCGTCTGGCCGGTCCGCTGCTGCCAGGCATGCCCAACCTGCACTCGCATGCGTTCCAGCGCGCCATGGCCGGGCTGGCCGAAGTGGCTGGCAATCCCAATGACAGCTTCTGGACCTGGCGCGAGCTGATGTACCGCCTGGTCGGCAAGATCAGCCCCGAGCAGTTGCAGGTCATCGCCCGTCAGCTGTACATCGAAATGCTCAAGGCCGGTTACACCTCGGTGGCCGAATTCCACTATGTGCATCATGACACCGAGGGCCAGGCCTATGCCGATCCGGCCGAGTTGTCATTACGTATCAGCCAGGCCGCCAGTGCCAGTGGTATCGGCCTGACCTTGTTGCCGGTGCTGTACAGCCACTCCGGCTTTGGTGGCCAGACGCCCAATGAAGGCCAGCGCCGCTTTATCAACAGCACCGAACAGTACCTGAATCTGCAGTCGCGCTTGGCGCCGCAACTGGCCAGGCAGCCGGCGCAAGCACTGGGCCTGTGCTTCCACTCCCTGCGCGCGGTGACCCCGGAGCAGATCGCCGAGGTGATGGCCGCCAGCGACAAGGCCTGCCCGGTGCATATCCACATCGCCGAGCAACAGAAGGAAGTCGACGACTGCCTGGCCTGGAGCGGACGCCGTCCGCTGCAATGGCTGTACGAAAACACCGAAGTAGACCAACGCTGGTGCCTGGTCCACGCCACCCATGCCGAGCCCGATGAAGTCGAGCTGATGGCCCGTAGTGGCGCAATCGCCGGCCTGTGCCTGACCACCGAAGCCAACCTCGGCGACGGTATCTTCCCGGCGGTGGACTATTTGGCCCAGGGCGGTCGCCTGGGGATTGGCTCCGACAGCCATGTGTCGTTGAGCGTGGTCGAGGAGCTGCGCTGGCTGGAATACGGCCAGCGCCTGCGTGACCAGCGGCGTAATCGTCTGTATCGCGGTGACCAGCCGATGGTTGGGCGGACCTTGTATGACGCGGCGTTAAGCGGCGGCGCACAGGCACTGGGGCAGCCGATTGGCGAGCTGGCGGTAGGCAAACGGGCGGATTGGCTGGTGCTCGATGGCAACGATCCGTATCTGGCGACCGCCAGCGAGGACGGCATTCTCAACCGCTGGTTGTTTGCGGGAGGCGATCGTCAGGTACGGGATGTGATGGTCAACGGCCAGTGGGTGGTACGTCAGGGGCGCCATGCCCAGGAAGAAGACAGCGCGCGGGAATTTGCCGGGGTACTGCGGGCCTTGCTGGGCTGA
- a CDS encoding lipocalin family protein, giving the protein MKPLHLLLALCIGLILGGCASSGTGPIPPKTVDSVDFKRYQGKWFELARLPMFFQRDCAQSEAHYNLKPDGSVGVLNRCQTLEGEWQEASGNASPQVPGKTDKLWVEFDNWFSTVLPGVAKGEYWVLYVGDDYQTALVGNPDRKYLWILSRKPTVPAWQRESLLAKARQQGYDTNRLIWRVADKDMLAHKP; this is encoded by the coding sequence ATGAAACCGCTACACCTGCTGCTGGCCCTGTGTATCGGCCTGATCCTGGGCGGCTGCGCCAGCTCGGGCACCGGGCCGATCCCGCCGAAGACGGTCGATAGCGTCGACTTCAAGCGTTACCAGGGCAAGTGGTTTGAACTGGCGCGCCTGCCGATGTTTTTCCAGCGCGACTGCGCCCAGTCCGAAGCCCATTACAACCTCAAGCCTGATGGTTCAGTCGGCGTACTGAACCGCTGCCAGACCCTTGAAGGTGAGTGGCAGGAAGCCAGCGGCAACGCCTCGCCACAGGTGCCCGGCAAGACCGACAAGCTCTGGGTGGAGTTCGACAACTGGTTCTCGACAGTGCTGCCGGGGGTAGCCAAGGGCGAATACTGGGTGCTGTATGTCGGCGACGACTACCAGACCGCGCTGGTTGGCAACCCGGATCGCAAATACCTGTGGATACTTTCGCGCAAGCCGACGGTGCCGGCCTGGCAGCGCGAGAGCCTGCTGGCCAAAGCGCGTCAGCAGGGCTATGACACCAATCGCCTGATCTGGCGGGTGGCGGACAAGGATATGCTTGCGCATAAGCCTTGA
- the bamE gene encoding outer membrane protein assembly factor BamE domain-containing protein, giving the protein MSLRSLALLSLCVFLTACNKINQENYSQLKAGMAKAEVEKLLGTPKECSGALGMSSCTWGDEKSFISVQYAADKVLMYSGQGLK; this is encoded by the coding sequence ATGTCGTTGCGTTCCCTCGCCTTGTTGTCCTTGTGCGTTTTTCTGACTGCGTGCAACAAAATCAACCAGGAAAACTATTCACAGCTCAAGGCTGGCATGGCCAAGGCCGAGGTCGAAAAACTGCTCGGCACGCCCAAGGAGTGCTCCGGCGCACTGGGCATGTCCAGTTGCACCTGGGGTGACGAGAAGAGCTTTATCAGCGTGCAATACGCCGCCGACAAGGTGCTGATGTACTCAGGGCAGGGGCTCAAATGA
- a CDS encoding methyl-accepting chemotaxis protein, which yields MISASNASIHNADQQSSRTSSVAAAINQLGAAAQEIAQNAALASQHSSDARNLAAEGQQVVEQTIEVMNQLSTRISDSCDNIETLNANTVNIGQILEVISGISQQTNLLALNAAIEAARAGEAGRGFAVVADEVRNLAHRTQDSAQQVQRIIEELQAGARVAVSTMTESQSHSQHSVGIANQAGERLGSVTQRIGEIDGMNQSVATATEEQTAVVESINVDITEINTLNQEGVENLQATLRACNDLENQASRLKQLVGSFRI from the coding sequence GTGATCAGCGCCTCGAATGCCTCGATCCATAACGCCGACCAGCAGTCGAGCCGCACCAGCAGTGTTGCCGCAGCCATCAACCAGCTCGGTGCCGCCGCCCAGGAAATCGCCCAGAACGCCGCCCTCGCCTCGCAGCACTCCAGCGACGCGCGCAATCTGGCTGCAGAAGGTCAGCAGGTGGTCGAGCAGACCATCGAGGTGATGAACCAGCTGTCGACCAGGATCAGCGACTCGTGCGACAACATCGAGACACTGAATGCCAACACGGTGAACATTGGTCAGATCCTCGAAGTGATCAGCGGCATTTCCCAACAGACCAACCTGCTGGCGCTCAACGCCGCCATCGAAGCGGCGCGTGCCGGTGAGGCCGGGCGCGGCTTCGCAGTGGTGGCCGATGAGGTGCGCAACCTGGCCCACCGCACCCAGGACTCGGCGCAACAGGTGCAGCGCATCATCGAAGAGCTCCAGGCCGGCGCCCGCGTCGCGGTCAGCACCATGACCGAAAGCCAGAGCCACAGCCAGCACAGCGTTGGCATTGCCAACCAGGCCGGTGAACGCCTGGGCAGCGTGACCCAGCGTATCGGTGAGATCGACGGCATGAACCAGTCGGTGGCCACCGCTACCGAAGAGCAGACGGCCGTGGTCGAGTCGATCAATGTCGACATCACCGAGATCAATACGCTGAATCAGGAAGGCGTGGAGAACCTGCAAGCGACCTTGCGGGCCTGCAATGACCTGGAGAATCAGGCCAGTCGCTTGAAGCAATTGGTGGGGAGTTTCAGGATCTGA
- a CDS encoding DUF924 family protein gives MLAPWQPLLEWWFGWGTSPQDVADEKSTLWFGKHHDVEAQERFGDLVAQALAGGLDEWLQSPQGWLGLVLLLDQLPRMIHRDTPHAFDGDRRAQVLVMQGLDKKWDYQLLPIQRVFILLVLEHAEVLDWQNISVERYQLLLDAQPDSDRRLFEGFLDYAEQHQRVIARFGRFPHRNLLLNRPSTDEEMDFLLEPGSRF, from the coding sequence ATGCTCGCACCTTGGCAGCCGTTACTGGAGTGGTGGTTCGGATGGGGCACCAGCCCTCAGGACGTCGCTGACGAGAAGAGCACGCTGTGGTTCGGCAAGCACCACGACGTCGAGGCGCAAGAGCGCTTCGGTGATCTGGTTGCCCAGGCACTGGCGGGCGGTCTGGACGAGTGGCTGCAAAGCCCGCAGGGCTGGTTGGGCCTGGTCCTGCTGCTCGACCAGTTGCCACGCATGATCCACCGCGACACGCCGCATGCCTTCGATGGCGACCGGCGTGCCCAGGTCCTGGTGATGCAAGGCCTGGACAAGAAGTGGGATTACCAGTTGCTGCCGATCCAGCGGGTGTTCATCCTGTTGGTGCTCGAGCATGCCGAAGTGCTCGACTGGCAGAACATCAGTGTCGAACGCTATCAGCTGTTGCTCGATGCGCAGCCGGACAGCGACCGGCGTCTGTTCGAAGGCTTCCTCGACTATGCCGAGCAGCATCAGCGGGTGATTGCCCGTTTTGGCCGTTTTCCGCATCGCAATCTGCTTCTGAATCGGCCGAGTACCGATGAAGAGATGGATTTTCTGCTGGAACCCGGCTCGCGGTTTTGA
- a CDS encoding class 1 fructose-bisphosphatase, which yields MSRVTLSRYLIEQTRSNSTPADLRFLIEVVARACKEISHNVSKGALGGVLGSMGTENVQGEVQKKLDVISNDILLEANEWGGHLAGMASEEMDNAYQIPGKYPKGAYLLVFDPLDGSSNIDVNVSVGTIFSVLRCPNEYLSQNESLNEQAFLQPGTKQVAAGYAIYGPQTMLILTLGNGVKGFTLDRELGSFVLTHENIQVPEATAEFAINMSNQRHWEEPVTRYVGELLAGETGPLKKNYNMRWIASMVADVHRILTRGGLFMYPRDAREPSKPGKLRLMYEANPMSFIIEQAGGASTDGKQRILDIQPESLHQRVAVFLGSKQEVERVTGYHQE from the coding sequence ATGTCCCGCGTTACCCTGAGTCGCTATTTGATTGAGCAGACCCGCAGCAACAGTACCCCTGCCGATCTGCGCTTCCTGATCGAAGTGGTGGCGCGTGCGTGCAAGGAGATCAGCCATAACGTTTCCAAGGGCGCCCTGGGCGGTGTTCTGGGCAGCATGGGCACTGAAAACGTGCAGGGCGAAGTCCAGAAGAAACTGGACGTGATTTCCAACGACATCCTGCTCGAAGCCAACGAGTGGGGCGGTCACCTGGCCGGTATGGCGTCCGAAGAAATGGACAACGCCTACCAGATCCCGGGCAAATACCCGAAAGGCGCCTACCTGCTGGTATTCGACCCGCTGGACGGTTCGTCGAACATCGACGTCAACGTGTCGGTCGGCACCATCTTCTCGGTACTGCGTTGCCCTAACGAGTACCTGAGCCAGAACGAAAGCCTCAACGAACAGGCCTTCCTGCAGCCAGGCACCAAGCAGGTTGCCGCCGGTTACGCGATCTATGGTCCGCAGACCATGCTGATCCTGACCCTGGGCAACGGCGTCAAGGGCTTCACCCTGGACCGCGAACTGGGCAGCTTCGTCCTGACCCACGAGAACATCCAGGTACCGGAGGCGACCGCCGAGTTCGCCATCAACATGTCCAACCAGCGTCACTGGGAAGAGCCGGTAACCCGCTATGTGGGCGAGCTGCTGGCCGGTGAGACCGGTCCGCTGAAAAAGAACTACAACATGCGCTGGATCGCCTCGATGGTTGCCGACGTGCATCGCATCCTGACCCGTGGCGGCCTGTTCATGTACCCGCGTGACGCGCGCGAGCCGTCCAAGCCGGGCAAACTGCGTCTGATGTACGAAGCCAACCCGATGTCGTTCATCATCGAACAGGCTGGCGGTGCTTCCACCGACGGCAAACAGCGCATCCTCGACATCCAGCCCGAGAGCCTGCACCAGCGCGTGGCAGTGTTCCTCGGCTCCAAGCAGGAAGTCGAGCGCGTTACCGGTTATCACCAGGAGTAA
- a CDS encoding glycogen/starch/alpha-glucan phosphorylase: MSQEPLARDAEVAAFRTAVLDKLTYAVGKDPEHAFDHDWFEAIALAARDHMVDHWMDHTRQIYRKSQKRVYYLSLEFLIGRLLYDSLSNLGLLDIAREALSGLDVDLERIRLLEPDAALGNGGLGRLAACFMESMSTLGIAAHGYGIRYEHGLFRQAVVDGWQQEQTENWLDFGNPWEFERAEVIYPISFGGSVETVHDANGQQRQVWSPAETVRAVAYDTPVVGWRGASVNTLRLWRARALEELHLERFNAGDHLGAVAEVARAESISRVLYPADSTEAGQELRLRQEYFFVCASLQDLLRRHLNMHDSLLNLHESAAIQLNDTHPSIAVAELMRLLVDQHEVPWDTAWQLTVDTLAYTNHTLLPEALETWPVSLMERMLPRHMQIIYLINAFHIDALRAKGIHDFDVLRAVSLIEEDNGRRVRMGNLAFLGSHSVNGVSALHSKLMRSTVFAELHKLYPERINNKTNGITFRRWLYQANPQLTGMLVEALGKDVLDNPQGRLRDLDPFADKAAFRKQFAEQRLHSKKALASLIQERLGITVNPEAMFDVQVKRIHEYKRQLLNLLHTVALYQAIRAEPGTNWAPRVKIFAGKAAASYHQAKLIIKLSNDIARVVNNDPTVRGLLKVVFLPNYNVSLAESIIPAADLSEQISTAGYEASGTSNMKFGLNGALTIGTLDGANVEMCEQVGAENMFIFGLTAQQVEARKRSGDFGAHTAISASYRLNDVLQAIRSGVFSPDDPARYVGLVDSLVAHDRFLVCADFDAYWDAQLRVEALWHDPKQWWRIAVLNTARMGWFSSDRTIREYATQIWKALD; the protein is encoded by the coding sequence ATGTCTCAGGAACCACTCGCTCGTGACGCAGAGGTGGCCGCTTTTCGCACCGCTGTACTGGACAAATTGACCTACGCGGTCGGCAAAGACCCGGAACACGCCTTCGACCATGACTGGTTCGAAGCCATTGCCCTGGCAGCCCGTGATCACATGGTCGATCACTGGATGGACCACACCCGGCAGATTTATCGCAAGAGCCAGAAGCGGGTGTACTACCTGTCGCTGGAATTTCTCATCGGCCGCTTGCTGTACGACAGCTTGAGCAATCTGGGCTTGCTGGACATCGCCCGCGAGGCGCTCAGTGGCCTGGATGTCGATCTGGAGCGCATTCGCCTGCTGGAGCCCGATGCGGCCCTGGGTAATGGGGGGCTGGGGCGCCTGGCCGCCTGTTTCATGGAGAGCATGTCGACGCTGGGGATCGCCGCCCACGGTTACGGCATTCGCTACGAGCACGGCCTGTTCCGCCAGGCGGTGGTCGATGGCTGGCAGCAGGAGCAGACCGAGAACTGGCTGGATTTCGGCAACCCCTGGGAATTCGAACGGGCCGAGGTGATCTATCCGATCAGTTTCGGTGGCAGCGTCGAAACCGTGCATGACGCCAATGGCCAGCAACGCCAGGTGTGGTCGCCGGCCGAGACCGTACGGGCGGTCGCTTATGACACGCCGGTGGTCGGCTGGCGTGGCGCCAGCGTCAACACCTTGCGCCTGTGGCGGGCACGGGCGCTGGAAGAACTGCATCTGGAGCGCTTCAACGCCGGTGACCACCTGGGCGCGGTAGCCGAGGTGGCCCGCGCCGAAAGTATCTCGCGGGTGCTGTACCCGGCCGACAGCACCGAGGCCGGCCAGGAACTGCGTCTGCGTCAGGAGTATTTCTTCGTCTGCGCCTCGCTGCAGGATCTGCTGCGTCGCCACCTGAACATGCACGACAGTCTGCTCAACCTGCATGAGTCTGCGGCGATCCAGCTCAATGACACCCATCCCTCGATTGCCGTGGCCGAGTTGATGCGTCTGCTGGTCGATCAGCACGAAGTGCCCTGGGACACCGCCTGGCAACTGACCGTCGATACCCTGGCATACACCAATCACACCCTGCTGCCCGAGGCCCTGGAAACCTGGCCGGTCAGCCTGATGGAGCGCATGCTGCCGCGGCACATGCAGATCATCTACCTGATCAACGCGTTTCACATTGACGCTCTGCGGGCCAAGGGCATCCATGATTTTGACGTGCTGCGCGCAGTGTCGCTGATCGAGGAAGACAACGGCCGGCGCGTGCGCATGGGCAATCTGGCGTTTCTCGGCTCGCACAGCGTCAATGGCGTGTCGGCGTTGCACAGCAAGCTGATGCGCAGCACGGTATTCGCTGAACTGCACAAGCTCTATCCGGAGCGGATCAACAACAAGACCAACGGCATCACCTTCCGCCGCTGGCTGTATCAGGCCAACCCGCAGCTGACCGGCATGCTGGTCGAGGCCCTGGGTAAAGACGTGCTCGACAACCCGCAAGGGCGTCTGCGCGATCTCGACCCGTTTGCCGACAAGGCAGCGTTCCGCAAACAGTTTGCCGAACAACGGCTGCACAGCAAGAAAGCCCTGGCCAGCCTGATCCAGGAGCGCCTGGGTATTACCGTCAACCCGGAAGCGATGTTCGATGTGCAGGTCAAACGCATCCACGAGTACAAGCGCCAGTTGCTCAACCTGCTGCACACCGTGGCCTTGTACCAGGCGATACGTGCCGAGCCCGGCACCAACTGGGCGCCGCGGGTGAAGATTTTCGCCGGCAAGGCGGCGGCCAGCTACCACCAGGCCAAGTTGATCATCAAACTGAGCAACGACATCGCCCGGGTGGTGAACAACGACCCGACCGTGCGCGGCCTGCTCAAGGTGGTGTTTCTGCCCAACTACAACGTCAGCCTGGCGGAGAGCATCATCCCGGCGGCCGATCTTTCCGAACAGATCTCCACCGCCGGTTACGAAGCCTCTGGCACCAGCAATATGAAATTCGGTCTCAATGGCGCGCTGACCATCGGCACCCTGGACGGTGCCAACGTCGAGATGTGCGAGCAGGTTGGGGCCGAGAACATGTTCATCTTCGGCCTCACCGCGCAGCAGGTGGAGGCGCGCAAGCGCAGTGGCGACTTTGGTGCCCATACCGCGATCAGCGCCTCGTACCGGCTCAACGACGTGCTCCAGGCCATTCGCAGCGGCGTGTTCTCCCCGGATGACCCTGCCCGTTACGTAGGGCTGGTGGACTCGCTGGTGGCCCATGACCGCTTCCTGGTCTGCGCCGACTTCGATGCCTACTGGGACGCTCAGTTGCGCGTCGAAGCGCTCTGGCACGATCCCAAGCAGTGGTGGCGCATCGCAGTGCTCAACACTGCGCGCATGGGCTGGTTTTCCTCGGACCGGACCATTCGCGAGTACGCCACGCAGATCTGGAAAGCCCTCGACTAA
- a CDS encoding YkgJ family cysteine cluster protein produces MKPTLIAAAEVDRLETWQKYQSHMCGGCNSTCCTLPTEVKIKDLIRMGVVDEFEVGEPPKNIAKRLQKDGIIQRFNQKSGIFTLAQMSNDDCLYLDRKSRMCTIYDKRPDTCRNHPRIGPRPGYCAYIPKPAARR; encoded by the coding sequence ATGAAACCGACCCTGATTGCCGCCGCCGAAGTCGACCGCCTGGAAACCTGGCAGAAGTACCAAAGCCATATGTGCGGAGGCTGCAACTCGACCTGCTGCACCTTGCCGACGGAAGTGAAAATCAAAGACCTGATCCGCATGGGCGTGGTGGATGAGTTCGAGGTGGGCGAGCCGCCGAAGAACATTGCCAAGCGTTTGCAGAAGGACGGGATCATCCAGCGCTTCAACCAGAAGTCGGGGATCTTCACCCTGGCGCAGATGAGCAATGACGATTGCCTCTATCTGGATCGTAAAAGCCGCATGTGCACCATTTATGACAAGCGCCCGGACACCTGCCGCAACCACCCGCGGATCGGACCGCGTCCGGGCTACTGCGCGTACATTCCAAAACCTGCAGCACGCCGCTAA